One genomic segment of Candidatus Eisenbacteria bacterium includes these proteins:
- the secF gene encoding protein translocase subunit SecF: MFQLISQTDYKFMRIRRQAFIFSGVLILASFLGWLIQGGFNLGIDFSGGLMIEYLFNQKLPLDEVRNTVTGIGFQGAEITDIQGNPKNLMIRVPMQGSRSANDMSPSAQILAALQEKYPGLEGDLYLEESVGPKIGSELRGKATMAVLISLLGILIYIAIRFELKFAFAAVLALFHDVLITLGVFAILQREITLPVIAALLTIGGYSVNDTIIVFDRIREQLKIRRRVPFEDILDLSINQTLSRTIITASTTLFTVLALFILGGQVIHDFALAMLLGITIGTYSSIFVASSTVLVIQNLFNRARPSATGRIKTEASPAPSQ, translated from the coding sequence TTTTCCGGGGTTCTCATACTGGCCAGTTTTCTGGGATGGCTCATCCAGGGCGGGTTCAACCTCGGCATCGACTTCTCCGGCGGTCTTATGATTGAATATCTTTTCAACCAGAAACTGCCGTTGGATGAGGTCCGCAACACGGTCACCGGCATCGGTTTCCAGGGGGCGGAGATCACCGACATCCAGGGAAATCCCAAGAATCTCATGATCCGCGTCCCGATGCAGGGGAGTCGATCGGCCAACGATATGAGCCCCTCGGCGCAGATCCTGGCGGCCTTGCAGGAGAAGTATCCGGGCTTGGAGGGAGACCTCTATCTAGAAGAATCTGTGGGGCCGAAAATCGGAAGTGAGTTGCGGGGCAAGGCGACCATGGCGGTTCTTATCTCGCTCCTCGGCATCCTCATCTACATCGCCATACGGTTCGAGCTGAAGTTCGCCTTTGCCGCGGTGCTGGCCCTCTTCCATGACGTCCTCATCACCCTCGGGGTCTTCGCCATCCTTCAAAGGGAGATTACCCTCCCCGTTATCGCGGCCCTCCTGACGATCGGCGGGTATTCGGTCAATGACACAATCATCGTTTTCGATCGGATTCGAGAGCAGCTGAAGATACGGAGGCGGGTGCCGTTTGAGGATATTCTCGATCTCAGCATCAATCAGACCCTGTCGCGGACGATCATCACGGCGTCCACGACGCTCTTCACCGTCCTGGCCCTCTTTATCCTGGGGGGGCAGGTGATTCATGATTTTGCCCTGGCGATGTTGCTCGGGATCACCATCGGAACATACTCCTCCATCTTCGTGGCCAGCTCGACGGTCCTCGTTATTCAAAACCTCTTCAATCGCGCGCGTCCTTCCGCGACCGGGCGGATCAAGACGGAGGCTTCACCGGCCCCGTCCCAATAG
- a CDS encoding DUF4159 domain-containing protein, with product MQQCEEPMTRWRPVLILILLLIPLGELYGQPPTPGMAIGRLKYGGGGDWYSNPTSLPNLARALQNETSLWVTRIEETRLSPMDENLYNHPLVYMNGHGKIRFTEAEARRLRTYLLAGGFLFADDNYGMDESFRQEIHRVFPDRELLELPYEHPIYHGIYDFPNGPPKIHEHDAKPAQGFGIFDDNGRLMVFYTYQADIGDGLEDPDVHSDPPQLREQAQRMAINVIFYALTS from the coding sequence ATGCAGCAATGTGAGGAACCCATGACCCGCTGGCGGCCCGTCCTGATTCTCATCCTCCTTCTAATCCCCCTGGGAGAGCTCTACGGGCAGCCCCCGACTCCCGGCATGGCCATTGGACGGTTGAAATATGGCGGCGGCGGGGATTGGTACAGTAATCCGACATCTCTACCCAATCTGGCCCGGGCCCTCCAGAACGAAACGAGCTTGTGGGTTACACGGATCGAGGAGACCCGTCTCTCCCCGATGGATGAGAATCTCTACAATCATCCCCTCGTTTATATGAACGGCCATGGGAAAATCCGCTTCACCGAGGCGGAGGCGCGGCGGCTGCGAACCTACCTTTTGGCCGGCGGATTCCTCTTCGCCGATGATAATTATGGGATGGATGAATCGTTCCGGCAGGAAATCCACCGGGTTTTCCCGGACCGGGAGCTGCTGGAACTCCCCTACGAGCATCCGATCTATCATGGCATCTACGATTTTCCCAACGGGCCGCCGAAAATCCATGAGCATGACGCGAAACCGGCTCAGGGATTCGGAATTTTCGATGACAATGGACGTCTCATGGTCTTCTACACCTACCAGGCCGACATTGGAGATGGTCTGGAGGATCCGGATGTCCACTCAGACCCTCCCCAATTGCGGGAGCAAGCCCAACGGATGGCTATCAACGTGATCTTTTACGCGCTGACCTCCTAG